Proteins encoded together in one Prunus dulcis chromosome 3, ALMONDv2, whole genome shotgun sequence window:
- the LOC117622022 gene encoding fatty-acid-binding protein 1-like — MSLPRLRTEQEEEAKKEEVAVEIEPKTGVSFPFKLDDGKQLGCVGLRKKSMLGIGIKIYGFGIYADNEKLRELLKLKIGKAPAKPTKDMYQLVIDSDAEMMVRVMGQASDDIKLTSGSVIEISRLPGNILQTKGDNSKTLICIKIVINTLEMSTTLTKSCVLLGAVIGEVVSKVESELLCRAYVNMYLGDDPLDKDTKEKFGMSLPSLF, encoded by the exons ATGTCACTGCCAAGGCTGAGAACCGAACAGGAGGAGGAGGCAAAAAAGGAGGAGGTGGCAGTTGAGATTGAACCCAAGACTGGGGTCTCCTTTCCATTTAAACTGGATGATGGGAAACAGTTGGGTTGTGTTGGTCTGAGGAAGAAATCCATGCTTGGCATAGGCATCAAGATTTATGGATTCG GGATTTATGCAGACAATGAGAAGCTGAGAGAACTTCTCAAGTTGAAAATTGGGAAGGCCCCAGCAAAACCCACGAAGGATATGTATCAGTTAGTGATTGACAGTGATGCCGAGATGATGGTCAG GGTAATGGGACAAGCATCAGATGACATTAAGCTAACCTCTGGTTCTGTGATTGAGATTTCTCGGCTTCCGGGAAACATTCTCCAAACCAAAGGTGATAATTCAAAGACACTGATATGTATTAAAATTGTTATCAACACACTTGAGATGAGCACAACATTAACAAAAAGCTGCGTGCTTTTGGGTGCAGTGATTGGTGAGGTGGTCAGCAAGGTTGAGAGTGAACTCTTGTGCAGGGCCTATGTGAACATGTATCTGGGAGACGATCCCTTGGACAAGGATACCAAGGAGAAGTTCGGAATGTCCCTGCCTTCACTTTTCTAA